A stretch of DNA from Rhodococcus sp. NBC_00297:
CGCTCGCCCGATCCAACCGAGGAGGTCCCGCTGTGGTTCATCCCGACGACACAGCAGCCGACGACTGGTTCGCCGCAGCACAGCCCGCCACGGGCGGGCGGTCGCCCGTCCCGACCGACAGGCCCGCCGCGTCCACCGACACGCCCCCGAACCGACGCCTCACCGTCCTCGCCGACCGAGACCCCCAGTTAGACGACGACGGTTGGCTCGCGGACGCTCCGACACCGTCGTTCGACGCGGCGACCGAGACTATGCGCAGCGGAGCCGCCGGCCCCGCTGTCAGGCCCTCGTGGTGGCGTCGTCGCCGGTCCGGCGTGGTGGTCACCGCGTCCCTCCTGGTCCTGGTGGGTGCGGTAGGAGCCACCGCGGTGTTCCTCACCGGAGCCACCGAGGACACCCTGACCGCGGATCCGGCACCACTTCTTCCGACCACGCAGGCCGCTCCTACCGTCGCGGCGGAACCAGCAGCGGGCGGTGTTGCCGCTGCGGACTTCACCTGGTGCGCCGGTCAAGGTGCCGGTGAGCCGGTCACCGAGGACACCACCGATCCCGGACTGAGCGCGATCTGGCGCTTCGAGAAGGCGTTCTACTACGACCGTGACCCGGTTGCGGCCCGCGCCGTCGGTGCACCGGAAGCCGTCATGGCGTCGGCGGAGCGCCTGCGCATGGGCATCGACGCCCTCGAACCGGCGGTCGAGTTCTGCGTGCTCGCCGACCCCGTCTCATCCGGCGTCTACGACGTGACCGTTCTCGAACGCGGACCCGGCATCGACCCGCGCACCTCCTCTCAACGCTTCACCATCGCCGAGTCCGGCGGCACCACCTCCATCACCGCCATCACCCGCCGCTGATCCCAGCTCGACGAGAGGCACCACCCATGACCCCCGCCCTGCACCGCAGAACGGCTCGCGTCGCCGTCGCGGGCACCGCTGTCGCCGCGACCCTGCTCGCCGCCGCGACCGCGCACGCCGCGCCGACCACGACAGCACCCGCCGCCGACGGGTGCGCACCGCTGCACCTGGTCGTCGTCCCCGGTACCACCGAGATCGACGAGAACAGCTCACCCGACGCCGATTCCGGGTTCTTCTCCCGGCTCACCGTCCCGGCCATGCGCGACGCCAACTCCGGCGCACAACCCGCGCTGGACCGCAGCTACGTCCCGTACCCGGCGTCGTTCGGCGGCAAGCCCGGTGACCCCTCCTCCGACACCTACGCGACATCTGTGCAGACCGGCATCGACAACGCCACCACCATGATCGGCGACATCGCCGAGAAGTGTCCCGGCACCAGGGTGTTCGTCTCCGGGTACTCCCAGGGTGGTCAGATCGCCTCCGAGGTCATCCGCAAGATCGGAGCCGGGACCGGACCCATCGACGCCGACCGGTTCGCCGGCGGTGCACTGTTCTCCGACCCCACGCGCGGACAGGGCGAACCGGTCCTCGGCGGAGGTGACGCCAGTCCCGCACCCGCCCCCGGTACCGACGGCGCGGCGGTGCAGTCCGTGCAGCTCGCACCGGCCGTCGCCTCGACACCACCCGCCGGGGGCGGCATCGCCCCCGACCCCGCCGAGGCCGACTTCGGCGCAGTCGCCGACCGCGTCGCCTCGTACTGCACCGCAGGCGATCTCGCGTGCGACACACCCGCGAACACCCCCGCGGCGAAGATGGTCGCCAACATCGCCGGACAGTCCTCGATGGACACCCGCGACCCGGTGCGGATCCTCACCGATGTCTCCACCGCCGTCGGACGCTCCGCACTGCTCACCGGCGCCTCGGTGGTCAACGACAACCTCGACTTCGACAGTGCCCGCGGTCAGTTCGAGGTCACCAGCGCCCCCGACACAGTGCTCGGGAAGATGGACAAGTACTCCGACCCGACGGCCGTCGGCGACGACGAAGCCATCGACGAGGCGGTCAGCGCGGTCACCAAGATCGCGGGCATGGCGATCGGCGCTGCCATCACCGTCGCCAAGGACGTCATCACCCCGGAGACCATCGGCCAGCTCGCCGCCGTCGGCCTGACCAACCCCCCTGCCGCACTGGGCATCCTCGCCGCGAGGGTCGGCACCGCCGCGGTCGAGCTGGTGCCCCCGGCAACGATCGACTCCGCCGTGAACGTCGCGTTCGAGGAAGTCACCCGCACCATCGACGACAACGCCGGTCTCGCGCAGCTCGTCACCGATACCTCGTACTGGAACACCGCCGTCAAACACGGCTCCTACGACAGCGTCCCGGTCGGCACCCGCGGCGAGACTCCGGTGCAGTTGACGGTGCGGTGGATCGTCGCGCTCGCCGCGGATCTCACCGGCGACAGCACCCTCGCTGACAAGGTCGGGGCCGTCCTCGGCCGCAGCGCCCAGCTCCTCGCCACCCCCGACACCGTCCGCAGCGCAGGCCAGATCCTCACCGCGAGTGCGCGGACCGCCGTCGGCGCTGCACCGACCAGCAGCCGGTCCGCGACCACCAGCGGCACCACCACCACGCCGGCACCGCCGACGACGGCCGGGTCCACCCCGACCGCCGCCAGGTGACCGACTCACCCGCAGAAGGAGACGTCGACATGGCCGCACAGCCGATCGACAATCACGAGCTCTACAGCGACGACACCTCGGGATCGGCCCCCGTCGTCCCCGCCGGTCTGCGGATCCCACCGGCCGATCGCCAGGCACCGGTCCACACAGAACCGGTCGCCGGTGTCGGGCGACCGCCGGTGATGTGGCTGCTCGGCGCGCACGGCGGCGCGGGAGTGTCCACTCTCGCGCGCGTCTGGGCACCCGCCGCCGATGCGCACGGTGGGTGGCCGGCCCACGACCGGTACCGGTCGGTCATCGTCGTCGCCCGCACCCACCGCACCGGGCTCGCCGCCGCCCACGACCTGCTGCTCCAGTCGGCCGCCGGTCTCACCGGTGGGTGCACCGTCCTCGGTCTGGCTCTGGTCCCGGACGCACCGGGGAAGTTGCCGAAGACGCTGCGGCGCAGCGCCGACGTGGTGGCGTCCGCCGCACCCGCGGTGTGGCATCTGCCGTGGGTGCCGGACCTGCGCGTGCACACCTACTCCGACCTCGCGGTGTGGTCACCGGCCGAACCGGACCCACCGCCTCCTGGCCGGATGCGGTCGGTGACCTCCGCGGCCGCCCCGCACCCCGGCCTCGTCGCCGCCGGTCACACCGCCTTCGACTCCGCCCGCCTCGCTGCTCAGCACTGACCCTAGGTCGGTTCGATCTACCCCGTTTCCGAAAGGACCCACCATGCTCTCCACGCTTCGCACCGACGTCACCGTGTTCCTCGCTCAGAACATCGGCGACGTCGAACCCATCATGCCCAGTGGGGAATTCGGCGACAAGATCAACATGCTCATGGGCTGGCTGATGATGGGCTGCATCTTCGGTTCCATCGCCGCAGCCTCCATCTGCAGCGTCAAGCTCGGCTACGACAAATTGACCGGTAGAGGTGGCGACGCCACGGGCGCGCTCGGGTACATCCTTGTCGGGGCGGTCGTTCTCGGTTCCGCCTCCGGCCTGATCAACGGCCTCGTCCTGTGAGCGCCGTCGCGATCGTTCGCATGGGCTTAGCCGAACTCGAAGATGCCACAACCGATGTTCTCAACTCGGCGCTTGGGCTTCTCGATACGATCGCCCGCGGAACCCTGATAGCGTCCGGTATCGCCATCGCCTTCGGAATAATTCTGTTGGCGTCCGGTAGTTCTCGCGCCCTGGGCACTCTGCTCAGCGGCATCTGCGGCTTAGCGATCTGCGCTGTCGCCCTCAGCGGCGGAACTGACTGGATGATCGACAGCGCCCAGACGACCGCCGTCGCCACCTCCACGGACGGCAGTACCGCACCGTGATACCTGCAGTATCGATCATTGTGGTCCTCGCGCAGCCGCCGACCGGCCCGGTGACGTTCCCCGCCGAGGTGTGGGATCCGCTGATGAGCGCTCTCTCATGGCTGATGGGGTTTGCCGTCGTTGTCTGCATCGCAGCGCTGTTCGTGTGCGGAGCGGTCTTCGTCAACCAGCGCAAGTCCACCGGCACGCAGGTCGTCGAAGACGGCACCCTTGCCCGCATCCTCCTTTGCGCCGCCGTCATCGGTTCCGCCGCCGGCATAGCCAGAGCGGTCTTGGCGTGAATCCCCGGCACTGCGTCGATCCCCGAAAGGTGCACCGCCCGTGACACTGTCCCGTACCGCCCGCCTGACCTCCGCCGTCGCCGTCGTCCTGATCGCCGCAGCCTGCGGGTCGGAGTCGAGCGACACCGCCGCGCCTGCCGAGGAACAGATCGACACCGCCTCCGCACCGGCCGACCTCGAGTGGCGCACCGTCGGGGGCGTCGACGTGCCCAGCTCGCCCAGTGCCGGACCGTCGGCGGGAACCGGAGTCACTCGCCACGGATACGACAAGACCCCGCAGGGAGCGGTTCTGGCCGCGATCAACGGGCAGACCGCGCTCGCCGTGGCCGACGACCGCACCTGGCCCGAGGTGGTCAACACCGTCACCGCGCCGGGCCCGGGACGCGACGCGTTCGCGGTCGCCCGCGCCGCCGTCACCGTCGCCGGGGCCGTGCCGCAAGGGTCCGCGCCGCGGTTCGTCGGCTTCGACGTCACCGCCTACGAGCCCGACGCGTCGACCGCCGCAGTGTCGGTGGCACAAACAATCGGCGAGGACTCGCAGCTCTACAGCTACCCCGTCGCCCTGCAGTGGGTCGGCGACGACTGGCGGATCGTGCTCCCCACTCCCGAGGAGAACATCGACGCCGCCGAGCTCGACGACCTCGCCGGCTATACCGAACTGAAAGCTGCCTCATGAGTACCCTCGTCCGCCGGTTGCTGATCGCGGCCGCCGTCCTCGTCGTCCTGGCCGTCATCGGTGGCCTGATCTTCGTCGTCCCGAACCTCGGGGACGACGACGCGGCCACCGACACCGCCAACCCGTCGACGACGTCTGCGCCGGCACCGGCCCCGTCCGTCCCCGGCTCGATCGACAACGGCCGCACAGGGTTCGGCACCCCCGTCGTGGACATCCTCGGCCGCAAGGTCACCGTCCCGAACAACCCTGTCGGAGCACCGCTCACGCAGGAACCGGCAGGCGAACGCAGCGGATGCGCCACCGCCGGACCTGTCTCCTCTCCTACCGGCGTGCAGATCCAGCAGACCGTCGGACTGCCCACGCTGGTCTCCACCAGCGACGGCCCCACCCGCGTCGACGGCAACGTCCTCACCGGGTACGCCCGCACCCCCCAGGGTGCGGCGCTCGCCGGGTGGAACTGGATCGGCCGCGTCTACGGCCCCGGCCCGGTAGCGAAGGACGCCTACGAGAAGTTGACCGTCGCCACCGACGAGCTGGCGCAGAAGTCGGCCGGCCAGTCCTGGGACGGTGAAGGACTCAGCGGTTCCTCGTTCCCCGCCCCCGAGGCGTTCCGGATCGTCAGTTGCACCGACGACTTCGCCTCCGTCGAGTATGCGATCAACATCCCCATCGACGACAACGGTCAACGGCGCACCACCCCCGCCTGGACCGTGATGCGAGCCGCACTGTTCCACGACAGCGGCGAGTGGCGCGCTCGACTCGACGGTCGATCGGTCTCCGCGACACCCGACGTCACGAGCATCGCCGGATTCACCCCCTGGACACTCTCGTGACGCGGCTGGCGCGGCTCACCGCGGCAGTCGTCGTTCTCCTCGCCCTGCTCGGTCTCGGCGCCGGCACCGCAACCGCCCAGGAACCGACCCCACTCCCGGTGGCCCCGGTGACCGGCATCGCCGACGACGGCAACGCCTTCCAACAGGATCGGCGCGAATGCCTCGCCGAGACCGACGCACCGTGGATCGGCGACCTGATCAACGGTGCAACCGGAAACCTCGTACCGGAATCCTTGTGCCTGATCAACGCGTTTGAGGACAACCCCGGCGCAGCCGTGGCCACCGCAGCCTCGTCCGCCGCCTCCGCGTTCTGGGGCGACTCCGTCGGCGACTTCGCCAAAGCCGTCATGGAAGGCAACGCCCAAGCCTTCCGCACCGTGATGACGTTCTGGATGACCACCGGCATACCGGGACTCGGAGCCGAAACGGCGATGTCGGGACTACGCAACATCGTCTCCGGCTTCACCATCGCGGCACTGTTCGCCTCCATCGTTATCGCCATGACCAAACTCGCCATCGCCCGCAAACAAGCCGTGATGGAAGGCGCGACGGAGACCGCGAACATGTTGGTACGCAGCGTCTTCACCGTCTCGCTGCTTCCGATGCTGGTGCTCATGCTCCACCAGGGCGGGGATGCCGCATCGGCGTTCGCCCTGAAGGAGTTCGTCGGGGCGGACCTGAACGAGAAGATCACCGCCATCACCGCGTTCGACGACAAGACCGGCCTCGGCCCGGTGTTCGCCCTCGCGTGCGCCGGATTCGCCTTCCTCGGCTCCGTCGCCCAGCTCATCGCCCTGCTCATCCGCGAGGCGGTGCTCTGCGTCGTCGTCGCGGTCATCCCGCTCGCCGCGGCATCCTCGGCAACGGCCACCGGCCGCTCGTCCTACAAGTCGATGATCGCCTTCACCATCGGTGCGTTGCTGTTCAAGCCCGTCGCGACCCTGCTGTACCTGTTCGCGTTCTGGGCGCAGTCCGCGACGTCCGGTGATCCGGTGTCCTCGGTCATCATCGGGTCGGTGCTGCTGGCGATCGTCGGATTCGCCCTACCCACGCTGGTGCGGATCATCGCCCCGGCCGCGGAGACCATCGCCGCCGGGGGATCGCAGGCCGCGGGCCTCGCCGCCGCCGGCGGCGCGCTGGCGGGTGGGGCCGCCGCGACCGGTGCCCGCGCACTGGGCGGTATGGCACGGGCCATCTCACCGGCGGCGTCCGGCGGCGGTGGCGGCGGGATGGGCGCTGCGGGCACCGGCGCGAAACCCGTCCCCGGAATGCAGGGCCGCTACACCGGCAGATCGGCCTCGGCCGGCTCGTCGAGACGATCCGGACCCACGGGCGCGCTGTCGAGAGCGGCCTCCGGCGGCCGCCAGGCAACGGACGGTGTCATGTCCGGAGCCGCGGGTGCGATGCGCACTGCCGGGTCCGGCGTCCGAGGTGCCGCACAGATCGCCGGGAGCCTCGGCGCCGCCGCCGACGGCGCAGTCGGCAACGACCACGGACGGGTTCAGCGATGACCACACCCACGTTCTCCTCCACTGCGGCCGTCCACGAGGAACCGGCGATCTACTCCGCCGGAACACGCCCCAAAAGCACCTTCGCGTTCGGGCTCTCCAACAAGGTCATCGCCTACGCAGGCGGCTTCTTCGCCCTCGCGTTCGCCGTCCTGATCTGGGGCAACGTCCCCGCCGGCCTCGCCCTCATGGCGTTCGGCGCAGTGCTCCTCGCGCCGCTGGCGATCGCGCCGGGCGGGCGCTCCCTCTACGAGAAAGGCCACCTGAGAATGCAGTTCTTCCGCAGCCGCGTCAGCCGCTCCGCCGAGTACCACGCCGGACCGCACTCTTCGATCCCCGGTGGCCGCTACCGCCTGCCCGGGTGGCTCGCGCACACCAAGCTCTACGTCGGAATCGACCGGCACGGCAACGAGTTCGGGATGATCCACCACCCCAAGAAACAGCGCTACACCGTCGTCATCGACTGTCTCCCCGGCGGCGACGAGGCGGTCGCCCGCGGGGAGAAGGACCTTTACACCGCCGAATGGGGTGTCTACCTCGCCGACCTCGGACTGCCGGGCGACATCGTCGGCGCCGAGGTGGTCGTGGAGAACATTCCCGCGACCGGGCTGCGCCTGTCTCGTCTGGTCGAGCGTGAAGTCGTCCCGTACGCGCCGGAGCTGTCCACGGCGTTCGTGCGGCAATCGTCGGTGCGGATGCCGTCGGGCCGTCACCGCACGCTGGCCCGGTTGTCGATCACCTTCCGCGCCACCACCAAGGAACGGCAGAACGATCCGGAGGAGATGGCGGTCGAGCTGGCGCGGCGCCTGCCGGACCTCTACGGCAACCTCGCCGGTGCGGGCATCGACGCCCAACCGATGACCGCGGCGGAGATCACCGCCGCGGTGCACCGCTCGTACAACCCGTCGACGGAGAACGACTTCGAAGAACTCGACATCGCCGGCCTCGATCACGGGGTGGCGTGGGAGGACGCCGGTCCCGGCCGAGCCTCCTCGGTGTGGGGACAGTACCGGCACGACGGAGTCGTCTCCGTCGTCTACGAGATGGCCGCGCCGCCGGAATCGGTGTTCACCGACACCGTCCTCAAGCCGCTGCTCCAACCCCACGACGACCTGCTCCGCAAGCGCCTCACCCTGATCTACCGGCCGTTCTCCGCCGGTGACGCGGCCAAGAAGGTCGAGAAGCAGCACCGAGACGCCCTGCACGCCATCAACTCCCGCGGAGCGAAGATCAGCTCCGCCGAAGCGGAGAAGCGCCTCGAGATCACCTCCCAGACCCGCAAGGAGATGGTCGCCGGGGCAGGACAACTGCGCTACTCGGCGCTGGTGACCATCACCGTCGCCGATCCCGCCGACGTCGCGAACGCCGCCGCGGTCATCGAATCGCTCGCCGCCCGCGCCCGCCTCGGACTGCGCCGCGCCCACGGCTTCCAGGACGCCGCGTTCGCCGCCGGCCTGGGCGTCGGATTCCTGCTGCCCGACCACGTCACCACCTCGGCGCTGTTGCGGCACAGCTGATCTGCTGCACCACTCACCTCCGCACCACCCACGCCTGCTCCGCCACCCGCCCGCCGTTCCCACCGGAAGGTTCCCCATGAGCGCAACCACCAGTCCCCGCGACGACCTCGTGCCGGAGGGCGGCGTGGAGGTCCAGCTGCAGATGCTCCCTCGCGGGGTGCGCTGGTTGATCGCCGACGTCGACTACGAGCAGTTGGCGCAGCGCATCTCCGACGGCGACGACGACGAACCGGCCTGGTGGTCGCGCACCGGCCTCGGGCTGGTCCGGTGGCGCAACGCCCACGGTGAGGTGACCGAGGAACTGGCGGGCGATCCCTGGTGGCGCGGAGCCAAGCGCGCCACCTCCCGCGGCTACACCGGCCCGGGCGGCGGCCGGATGCTCGCCAGCCCCGCGCCCATCGAATACGAGGCGTCGTCGGTGCAGGTCTGCGGGTTCAACCCGTGGGCCATCGGCGCCGCCGCACCGGCCTCGGGCACCATCGTCGGCCAGCACGCCATTACCGGCGAGGCCGTCTCATGCGATCCGTTCGCCTACTTCCGCGACAACCACATCGCCAACCCGTCGATGTTCGTCCTGTCCCTGCCAGGGCTCGGCAAGTCCTCGCTCATCCGCAAGATCCTGCTCGGCGCGATCGCGTGGGGGCAGACGCCCATCGTCGCCGGCGACATCAAGGCCGAGTACGTCAAGCTGGCGCATCTCGTCGGCGGCCAGGTCGTCACCCTCGGCTACGGCGGCGGGCACCTCAACCCGCTCGCCGCCGGAACCCTGGGGCAAGCCGTCGCCCGCATCCGCCGCGCCCGCATCGACGCCGCGGCCGCCGGGGACCGCGCCAGGATCGCCCAGCTCGACGAGCTGATCGGCACGGCCGAGCTGACCGTGCGGACCCGGCAGGTCAACGCCGTGTGCGCCCTTGTGGAGCTGATCCGCTACGACACGCACTCGGTGAAGGCGTTCGAGAACTCCCTCATCGGTACCGCCCTCGACGAGCTCTACGCCGACGGCGGTTTCAGCTACGACCGGCCCCCGCTGCTGGTGGACCTGTACGAGCGCATCGACGCCGGATCCGCGGCGATGCAGCGCGCGGCCTACCAGACGACGCGCGAGGGATACCGGGAACAGATCACCGAGCTGATGCAGGCGCTCGGAGCGCTCATCTCCGGCCCACTCGGTGACATCTTCGCCGACCACACCTCCGAACCGCTCGACCTCGACGCCCCCATGATCGTCATCGACGTCTCCTCCCTCGACCGCGGCGACACCACCCTCAAAGCGGCCGTGATGCTCTCCTGCTGGGCCGACGCCTACGGCACCGTGGAAGCGGCGCACCTGCTCGCCGACGCCGGACTGGACCGCCAGCGTCTGTTCCTGCTCGCCCTGGACGAGCTGTGGCAAGTCATCGGGGCCGGCCCCGGCATGGTCGCCCGCGTCAACGAGATCTCCCGACTCAACCGCACTGACGGCGCCGGACTGCTGATGATCACCCACACCGGCCGCGACCTCGAGACCCTGCCCACCGAAGCGGACATCAAGACCGCGAAAGGGTTCATCGACCGCGCCGGGATGGTCGTGTGCGGGGGGCTGCCCATCGGTGAGGTCGAACGACTCTCCGGCGAGCTCAAGTTCACCCCCGCCGAAGCGAGCATGGTGACCTCCTGGTCCCGCGGGGCCGCGCTGCGCTCGGCGGAACGGCGCACCGCACGAGCACCCATCGGGCGGGGAAAGTTCCTGATCAAGGTCGCCAAGGACAACACCCCCGGCATACCGATCCAGACGGTGTTCACCGATGTCGAGCTCGACACCGGAGTCCACGACACCAACGCCCGCTTCGCGGAGTACTTCCAGGGCAATCGCGGCGATCTCGTCGCCGCCCACACCGGCACCGGGGACTTCTGATGCGGCCCCGCTACGAGGCGGACGTCCGGAGCTGGGCGCTGAGCACCTACCGGTCCTCGCGCCCCAACTACGCCTCCCGCGACCAGTGC
This window harbors:
- a CDS encoding cutinase family protein, whose protein sequence is MTPALHRRTARVAVAGTAVAATLLAAATAHAAPTTTAPAADGCAPLHLVVVPGTTEIDENSSPDADSGFFSRLTVPAMRDANSGAQPALDRSYVPYPASFGGKPGDPSSDTYATSVQTGIDNATTMIGDIAEKCPGTRVFVSGYSQGGQIASEVIRKIGAGTGPIDADRFAGGALFSDPTRGQGEPVLGGGDASPAPAPGTDGAAVQSVQLAPAVASTPPAGGGIAPDPAEADFGAVADRVASYCTAGDLACDTPANTPAAKMVANIAGQSSMDTRDPVRILTDVSTAVGRSALLTGASVVNDNLDFDSARGQFEVTSAPDTVLGKMDKYSDPTAVGDDEAIDEAVSAVTKIAGMAIGAAITVAKDVITPETIGQLAAVGLTNPPAALGILAARVGTAAVELVPPATIDSAVNVAFEEVTRTIDDNAGLAQLVTDTSYWNTAVKHGSYDSVPVGTRGETPVQLTVRWIVALAADLTGDSTLADKVGAVLGRSAQLLATPDTVRSAGQILTASARTAVGAAPTSSRSATTSGTTTTPAPPTTAGSTPTAAR
- a CDS encoding DUF6668 family protein, with product MAAQPIDNHELYSDDTSGSAPVVPAGLRIPPADRQAPVHTEPVAGVGRPPVMWLLGAHGGAGVSTLARVWAPAADAHGGWPAHDRYRSVIVVARTHRTGLAAAHDLLLQSAAGLTGGCTVLGLALVPDAPGKLPKTLRRSADVVASAAPAVWHLPWVPDLRVHTYSDLAVWSPAEPDPPPPGRMRSVTSAAAPHPGLVAAGHTAFDSARLAAQH
- a CDS encoding SCO6880 family protein — translated: MTTPTFSSTAAVHEEPAIYSAGTRPKSTFAFGLSNKVIAYAGGFFALAFAVLIWGNVPAGLALMAFGAVLLAPLAIAPGGRSLYEKGHLRMQFFRSRVSRSAEYHAGPHSSIPGGRYRLPGWLAHTKLYVGIDRHGNEFGMIHHPKKQRYTVVIDCLPGGDEAVARGEKDLYTAEWGVYLADLGLPGDIVGAEVVVENIPATGLRLSRLVEREVVPYAPELSTAFVRQSSVRMPSGRHRTLARLSITFRATTKERQNDPEEMAVELARRLPDLYGNLAGAGIDAQPMTAAEITAAVHRSYNPSTENDFEELDIAGLDHGVAWEDAGPGRASSVWGQYRHDGVVSVVYEMAAPPESVFTDTVLKPLLQPHDDLLRKRLTLIYRPFSAGDAAKKVEKQHRDALHAINSRGAKISSAEAEKRLEITSQTRKEMVAGAGQLRYSALVTITVADPADVANAAAVIESLAARARLGLRRAHGFQDAAFAAGLGVGFLLPDHVTTSALLRHS
- a CDS encoding ATP/GTP-binding protein; the encoded protein is MSATTSPRDDLVPEGGVEVQLQMLPRGVRWLIADVDYEQLAQRISDGDDDEPAWWSRTGLGLVRWRNAHGEVTEELAGDPWWRGAKRATSRGYTGPGGGRMLASPAPIEYEASSVQVCGFNPWAIGAAAPASGTIVGQHAITGEAVSCDPFAYFRDNHIANPSMFVLSLPGLGKSSLIRKILLGAIAWGQTPIVAGDIKAEYVKLAHLVGGQVVTLGYGGGHLNPLAAGTLGQAVARIRRARIDAAAAGDRARIAQLDELIGTAELTVRTRQVNAVCALVELIRYDTHSVKAFENSLIGTALDELYADGGFSYDRPPLLVDLYERIDAGSAAMQRAAYQTTREGYREQITELMQALGALISGPLGDIFADHTSEPLDLDAPMIVIDVSSLDRGDTTLKAAVMLSCWADAYGTVEAAHLLADAGLDRQRLFLLALDELWQVIGAGPGMVARVNEISRLNRTDGAGLLMITHTGRDLETLPTEADIKTAKGFIDRAGMVVCGGLPIGEVERLSGELKFTPAEASMVTSWSRGAALRSAERRTARAPIGRGKFLIKVAKDNTPGIPIQTVFTDVELDTGVHDTNARFAEYFQGNRGDLVAAHTGTGDF